A DNA window from Acropora palmata chromosome 12, jaAcrPala1.3, whole genome shotgun sequence contains the following coding sequences:
- the LOC141860373 gene encoding uncharacterized protein LOC141860373 — MHVLKGLTSCLRIVTSFAAAIGSIPEVPAESCNEVKTSEKGRDGKYWLLSVIPGTPMYAYCNMTTGDVDQCTASTPVCGLHFNCTNTLGSYRCEYDHSCCQGILDYGKQNNLNPSDGLYTLSTNSTLFQVYCDMTSSGQAWTLIARFSNNDAKNWMEDSGEWWYDKSVGVGDIADPSVNTEMLSPAFWLVGGREFKITRSDDPEHIALLQTTGDCLAGQTFRAKITSYGNFRDGRVWASNDCQGNCNVQYGGQFQTTDGFGQATCDGSIQKATQVGFWCDWGDGDGAVLMISGGGKDCQRADHGIAITEADQASFFSGGQGEHDFGDGKASARSKT; from the exons ATGCATGTTTTAAAGGGCCTCACTTCATGTTTGCGTATTGTCACATCCTTTGCAGCTGCCATAGGTTCAATTCCTGAAGTGCCTGCTGAGTCTTGCAACGAAGTGAAAACGAGTGAAAAGGGGCGTGACGGCAAATACTGGCTATTGTCTGTCATTCCAGGAACACCCATGTATGCTTACTGTAACATGACGACCGGAG aCGTTGACCAATGCACAGCATCGACGCCCGTCTGTGGCCTACACTTCAATTGCACCAATACACTGGGCTCCTACCGGTGCGAATACGATCACAGCTGCTGTCAGG GAATACTTGACTATGGAAAGCAGAATAATCTCAATCCTAGTGACGGGTTATACACGTTATCGACGAACTCCACTTTATTTCAG GTCTATTGTGATATGACAAGTTCTGGCCAAGCTTGGACTCTCATTGCACGGTTCTCAAACAATGATGCCAAAAATTGGATGGAAGACAGTGGAGAGTGGTGGTACGATAAGAGTGTAGGGGTTGGAGATATAGCGGACCCATCAGTTAACACAGAGATGCTCTCGCCAGCATTCTGGTTGGTCGGGGGCCGCGAATTCAAGATCACGCGCAGTGATGATCCTGAGCACATCGCGTTGTTGCAGACCACAGGTGACTGTCTCGCTGGACAGACATTCCGAGCGAAAATCACCAGTTATGGTAACTTTAGAGATGGTAGAGTTTGGGCAAGTAATGACTGCCAGGGAAATTGCAATGTTCAATATGGCGGCCAGTTTCAAACAACCGATGGATTCGGACAAGCTACATGCGATGGATCGATTCAAAAGGCAACACAAGTTGGCTTCTGGTGCGACTGGGGAGATGGTGATGGAGCGGTGTTGATGATTAGTGGAGGAGGCAAAGATTGTCAACGGGCAGATCACGGGATCGCAATAACCGAAGCAGATCAGGCCTCTTTCTTCAGTGGGGGGCAGGGAGAACATGATTTTGGTGATGGGAAGGCCAGCGCAAGAAGCAAGACCtag
- the LOC141860372 gene encoding uncharacterized protein LOC141860372 has product MDDIKKTIEYLKKHMTTATQNGDRGQETAAYGNLGNACQSLGEYRKAIEYHKKHLKIAKEIGDRGGEGRAYGGLGNAYDSLSDYGKAIEYYEKHLKIAKEIRDRGGEGGTYGNLGRAYRSLGDYRKAIEYHEKHLKITIEIGDRGGEGRGYLNLGNAYQSLGDYGKAIEYHEKHLKIAIEIGDRGGEGRGYGSLGNSYQSLGDYRKAIEYHEKHLKIATEIGDRRGEGRTYGNLGNAYRSLGDYRKATKYHEKHLKIATEIGDRGGEGIAYGSLGDAYRSLGDYRKAIEYHEKHLKIAIEIGDQGGEGRGYGDLGNAYQSLSDYRKAIEYHEKHLTIATEIGDRCGEGAAYGSLGNAYHSLGDCRKAIEYHEKDLKIAIEIGDRGEEKRAYGNLGNAYRSLGDYRKAFEYNEKHLKIAIEIGDRGGEGIAYGSLGDAYRSLGDYRKAIEYHEKYLQIAVDIGDQGGEGRAYESLGSAYGLLGDYPKAIEYHEKHLKIATEIGDQAGEGAAYQNIGVDFFCLEEIENAVDNFLSAVDVFNSLRSQLRSQDNWKINFRQLHEAAYNALWMSLLRIKKIDEALFAAEQGRAQTLSDNLLLQYKLDASSSSATIDTKETLSRLFTKVSSPTLFLAIKDFTTNIWFLRKGEEIVFLQGRLEGDRREKDPFLALLHSALKEMEAEEQKRIEDRTFDESDNECSLSIGVRGEEVGKPASSSSDNPFKPFYDAVIDPILDMLEPQVDELVIVPDGALCCTPWSAVIESIRIRIVPSLTSYQLILSVPEGHHKKNGALLVGNPCLKELKKPLHDLPCAQEEVEMIASILKTTPLTGIHATKAEVMKRMSSVGLIHIAAHGNKGTGDIALSPNPGWSSKFPQGEDYILTMSDVQAANLRARLVVLSCCHSGRGKILKGEGVVGIARAFLAAGARSVLVSLWAIHDEATMVFMKRFYQHLKEGKSASAAVQQSMKFLRESEQFSKMKYWAPFQLIGDDVKIEFEADDDVKKRE; this is encoded by the coding sequence ATGGATGACATTAAAAAAACCATTGAGTACCTCAAAAAACATATGACGACTGCAACGCAAAATGGTGATCGGGGCCAAGAAacagcagcctatggaaatctcggtaatgcatgccagtcactgggtgagtATCGAAAAGCaattgagtatcataaaaaacatttaaaaattgcaaaagaaattggtgatcggggcggagaaggaagagcgtATGGAGGTCTCGGCaatgcttacgactcactgagtgactatggaaaagccattgagtattatgaaaaacatttgaaaattgcaaaagaaattcgtgatcggggcggagaaggaggaacttatggaaatctcggtagaGCTTACCGGTccctgggtgactatcgaaaagccattgagtatcatgaaaaacatttgaaaattacaatagaaattggtgatcggggcggagaaggaagaggctatttaaatctcggtaatgcttaccaatcactgggtgactatggaaaagccattgagtatcatgaaaaacatttgaaaattgcaatagaaattggtgatcggggcggagaaggaagaggctatggaagtctcggtaattcTTACCAATCACttggtgactatcgaaaagccattgagtatcatgaaaaacatttaaaaattgcaacagaaattggtgatcggcgcggagaaggaagaacctatggaaatctcggtaatgcttaccggtccctgggtgactatcgaaaagccactaagtatcatgaaaaacatctaaaaattgcaacagaaattggtgatcggggcggagaaggaatagcctatggaagtctcggtgaTGCTTACcgatcactgggtgactatcgaaaagccattgagtatcatgaaaaacatttgaaaattgcaatagaaattggtgatcagggcggagaaggaagaggcTATGGagatctcggtaatgcttaccagtcactgagtgactatcgaaaagccattgagtatcatgaaaaacatttaacaattgcaacagaaattggtgatcggtgcggagaaggagcagcctatggaagtctcggtaatgcttaccactcactgggtgactgtcgaaaagccattgagtatcatgaaaaagatttgaaaattgcaatagaaattggtgatcggggcgaAGAAaaaagagcctatggaaatctcggtaatgcctaccggtcactgggtgactatcgaaaagccttTGAGtataatgaaaaacatttgaaaattgcaatagaaattggtgatcggggcggagaaggaatagcctatggaagtctcggtgaTGCTTACcgatcactgggtgactatcgaaaagccattgagtatcatgaaaaatatttgcaaattgCAGTAGATATTGGTGATCAGGGCGGAGAAGGACGCGCCTATGAGAGTCTTGGTAGTGCTTACGGGTTGCTTGGTGACTATccaaaagccattgagtatcatgaaaaacatttaaaaattgcaacagaaattggtgatcaggccggagaaggagcagcttATCAGAACATTGGCGTTGACTTCTTCTGtcttgaagaaattgaaaacgcTGTGGATAATTTTCTTTCCGCTGTGGATGTCTTTAATTCTTTGAGATCTCAATTGAGGTCTCAAGATaactggaaaataaactttcgtcAGCTGCACGAAGCGGCGTACAATGCTTTATGGATGTCGTTACTAAGAATTAAAAAGATCGATGAAGCTTTGTTTGCGGCTGAACAAGGACGAGCGCAGACTTTGTCTGATAATTTGCTGCTTCAATATAAACTTGATGCATCCTCATCATCTGCCACAATTGACACTAAAGAGACATTATCTCGCTTGTTCACAAAGGTTTCCTCACCAACTCTTTTTCTAGCAATTAAAGACTTTACAACCAACATCTGGTTTCTGAGAAAGGGAGAGGAAATTGTATTTCTGCAAGGGAGACTGGAGGGTGACAGAAGAGAGAAAGATCCCTTTCTCGCCTTACTGCATTCAgctttaaaagaaatggaggCCGAAGAACAAAAACGAATTGAAGACCGCACATTTGATGAAAGTGACAATGAATGCTCGCTTAGCATAGGAGTGCGGGGTGAAGAAGTTGGAAAACCAGCATCGTCGTCTTCAGATAATCCCTTTAAGCCATTTTATGATGCTGTTATCGATCCAATTCTTGACATGCTTGAACCTCAAGTCgacgagttggtcattgttccTGATGGTGCGCTGTGCTGTACTCCATGGTCCGCAGTTATTGAATCGATTAGGATTCGCATTGTTCCATCACTGacaagttatcaattgatcttaaGTGTACCCGAAGGACATCATAAGAAGAATGGGGCACTTTTGGTTGGAAATCCCTGCTTAAAAGAGTTGAAGAAACCCTTACATGACTTACCATGTGCTCAAGAAGaagtagaaatgattgcatcaattctcaaGACTACACCTCTTACAGGGATACatgcaacaaaagctgaagtgatgaaacgGATGTCGTCAGTAggtttaattcatattgctgcACATGGAAACAAGGGCACTGGGGACATTGCTCTGTCTCCAAATCCTGGATGGTCTTCAAAGTTCCCTCAAGGAGAGGATTACATTTTAACAATGTCCGACGTGCAGGCTGCCAAtcttcgagctcgtcttgtggtgctaagttgctgtcacagtggTCGAGGCAAAATCTTGAAAGGTgagggtgtggtcggtatcgcacgtgcctttctggcagctggtgctcgttctgtgttggtgtCCCTATGGGCAATACATGACGAAGCTACCATGGTGTTTATGAAACgtttctaccaacacctgaaggaaggaaaatccGCCAGTGCTGCTGTTCAGCAATCGATGAAATTCCTTCGTGAATCTGAGCAGTTTTCTAAGATGAAGTactgggctccattccaacttatcggagatgacGTCAAGATTGAATTCGAGGCGGATGATGACGTCAAAAAAAGAgagtaa